One Benincasa hispida cultivar B227 chromosome 5, ASM972705v1, whole genome shotgun sequence genomic window carries:
- the LOC120078469 gene encoding tRNA-dihydrouridine(47) synthase [NAD(P)(+)]-like isoform X2 encodes MEDSVTAELLDDTAVSEEPVSHSADNGTQLTPQQLVAKAIAPVKREFLRPPPVRSSSSNNVKDATSTAKSDSDDKPAPSGLVKEKKSKRQLKRERRQEQKSTRHLCPEIAKTGDVSSCRYSDKCRFSHDIEAFKSQKPADLDGECPFSGAEQLCPYGLACRFAGTHKEGVPAGSSVTLKKCSEMNGLNKDVQKLLWKNKMKFPKADSKLKELGLLAQGKSKLRVKEDKENAVSNDIVVADRTCCSKVNNDLDADLEISVKVPEENEQEEGTFSSDESRPLKKSKSLSSENFHSDQVDNGARMIDETIGEGHTPIESEVMNDSVLLDSDASLKPHPREKKLIDFRDKLYLAPLTTVGNLPFRRVCKVLGADVTCGEMAMCTNLLQGQASEWALLRRHSSEDLFGVQICGAYPDTVSRAVELINKECVLDFIDINMGCPIDIVVNKGAGSALLTKPMRMKSVVEAASGIVDTPITIKVRTGYFEGKNRIDSLIADIGNWGASAVTIHGRTRQQRYSKLADWEYINRCSSLAPESLQVIGNGDVFSYSDWNRHRDEGPKLATCMIARGALIKIY; translated from the exons ATGGAAGACTCGGTTACGGCGGAGCTCCTCGACGACACGGCGGTTTCCGAGGAGCCGGTTTCTCACTCGGCCGACAACGGAACTCAGTTGACGCCTCAACAACTGGTGGCCAAGGCCATAGCTCCTGTTAAGCGGGAGTTTCTTCGCCCTCCGCCAGTGAGGTCATCATCCTCTAACAACGTGAAGGATGCCACTTCCACCGCTAAGAGTGACAGTGATGATAAACCTGCTCCGTCCGGCTTGGTGAAGGAGAAGAAGTCCAAACGTCAATTGAAACGAGAACGACGTCAG GAACAGAAGTCCACTCGCCACTTGTGTCCTGAAATAGCGAAGACTGGAGATGTTAGTTCATGTCGGTATAGTGATAAATGCCGCTTTAGTCATGATATTGAAGCCTTTAAATCTCAG AAACCTGCTGATCTCGATGGAGAGTGTCCCTTCAGTGGTGCTGAACAACTTTGCCCCTACGGTTTAGCGTGTAGATTTGCAGGGACCCATAAGGAAGGTGTTCCTGCTGGTTCTTCAGTTACTTTGAAGAAATGCTCTGAAATGAATGGATTGAATAAAGATGTTCAAAAGCTCTTATGGAAAAACAAGATGAAATTTCCCAAAGCTGATTCCAAACTCAAAGAACTTGGGCTCTTG GCTCAGGGAAAGTCAAAACTGAGGGTCAAAGAAGATAAGGAAAATGCTGTATCAAATGACATTGTGGTTGCAGACAGAACATGCTGCAGCAAAGTGAACAACGACTTGGATGCTGACTTAGAGATCTCTGTGAAAGTGCCAGAAGAAAATGAGCAGGAAGAAGGAACATTTTCATCTGATGAATCTCGACCCCTgaagaaatcaaaatctttGTCTTCAGAGAATTTCCATTCTGATCAAGTTGACAATG GGGCACGTATGATCGATGAAACCATTGGTGAGGGCCATACACCAATCGAGTCTGAAGTTATGAATGACAGTGTACTTCTTGATAGTGATGCAAGTCTAAAACCACATCCCCGTGAAAAAAAGCTTATTGATTTTAGAGATAAGCTGTATCTTGCCCCTCTGACCACTGTTGGGAATCTTCCCTTTAGAAGAGTTTGCAAAGTTTTAGGAGCAGATGTGACATGCGGTGAAATGGCAATGTGTACCAATCTTTTGCAG GGTCAAGCTTCAGAATGGGCATTGTTGAGACGACATTCCTCAGAAGATCTATTTGGTGTACAGATATGCGGTGCATATCCGGACACAGTTTCACGTGCTGTGGAACTTATAAACAAAGAATGTGTGCTTGACTTCATCGACATAAACATGGGATGCCCAATTGACATTGTTGTGAATAAGGGTGCTGGATCAGCTCTTCTCACAAAGCCAATGCGCATGAAAAGTGTAGTAGAAGCAGCTTCGGGAATTGTGGATACACCCATTACAATTAAG GTTCGGACAGGCTACTTTGAAGGGAAAAACCGTATCGATTCACTTATTGCAGATATTGGTAACTGGGGAGCCAGTGCTGTAACCATTCATGGCCGGACTCGTCAGCAACGATACAGCAAGCTTGCTGACTGGGAATACATAAATCGTTGTTCCTCGTTGGCTCCTGAATCTCTGCAAGTTATAGGAAACGGGGACGTATTTTCATATTCAGACTGGAATCGACATAGGGACGAAGGTCCAAAGTTAGCCACATGCATGATTGCTAGAGGAGCACTGATTAAG atatattga